DNA sequence from the Plodia interpunctella isolate USDA-ARS_2022_Savannah chromosome 19, ilPloInte3.2, whole genome shotgun sequence genome:
CAAAcagaaacaacaaaatatggCTGTGCCACTCCCGcccggccctggcagaaggcaaacccaagacgtgctggcttgatgtcgtcaaggatgatatgcgtgacaactagggatgcagACGACCGTGCGTGAGTTGAAACAATAGGAAAAATAACGACGGaggaagtaataaataaataaattcttctataaataataaattattctactaTGTGCTATTCCATGTTAAATCCTACATCATAcaccaaattttatcgaaatctgTCCTACTTTGCGATatttagtaacaaacatccacATAGCCATTTAAACAGTATGACCGTAATTATTGTGGATCGAAAATATCGACAGTACTTCTACATGagaatagtaatttttattactagtaATTTTTACTCAGGAAACTATCGACTGTATTAGTTTCAGTTATCGATAGTCATCCGAATTGTTCGATAGTTGACAACTCTAATATACACCCTTGAATTATTTCGAGGTTCATACGTTACTAGagttagtattttaatatgtttttcttcaccaatacattttattatataaacatccacATACAAACTTGAATTGTAATGtagattattaatatttttaatatcaaactCTAATTACTAAGAATTTACATTGGGTATTTCAGAAAACCATTAAAATTTCACACAACTGGATTCGGCAGAAATAATCTATGAGTTCATAATTCATCAAATCATTACTATTAACCCACGTAAACAAACACTAAATGTACACCGCTgcgtgagttgcaccagtcaactgtgacgttgactttaaccgtGCGCCGCTGACGGTTAAACGAAATGGTGTACCGGCTAAAAGTTGACAGTCAAAATTGTCTGTTGCTCTCTGTTATCTTCGCCTGTCACACACACGCTTCACAGCCAAAGCCCAGggtgttaaataaaagaattgccattaaattttaaagatttagctatgattttacaaccggccgcccgattgacgtcaaccctcattGGGAATGCTGTCGGTTCCTATAGGGTGTTAAGGTATTGTAACCCTTAGTCGCcccgtacgacatccacgggaggatatggagtgttACACTATTCTACGGCCACAGGATAGTCAAAATCGgttggtgcaactcaccttaAACCAATAACAAAATCAATGTCACATTTGTTTGCTCATTGTCAACCTGCCAATATTTGCTTAACCTATATTATTGTGAAAGcgaaagtaggtacctacgcgTTTAGAAGAAAACCATCGTAATGTGATATTGAAGTGTTAATTGAGACAAGGTTGTCAAATGCATTTGTGTGTACAATTGAGGCAAATACTCGTGACAACTTCAGCGTAGGATGTTAATAGTCGTTGTAGAAGTCCCTGGTTCATCGATCTTGCAATAGAATCCCCCAATGTTGAATGTCGTGGTCATGAGGTAGAATGCAACGACTTTTTTTGATTATGACAATGGAATGGCTTCCCGTGCAACAGTATTCTGTGCTCAACAGCGAACCATTTGGATCGCCCGCACATGTCCGGGGGCATTTCTTATATCTGTTACTGACTGTTAACTTGATAAGATATTAACTTTGTTTCAAGTAAACATTGTTACTAACGAAAAATGGACTGTATGttgtctgaaataaagattattatacattattgccttcgaaaaaaaaatacaaaatactcaGTTTTACTCTTTATACACTGCCCTAGGCtttgtaacatattttattctagaCTAGTAAGGAAAGGATAACAAAAATGACTtcgttacaaaaatgacagactttaattttagaaaatgacAAAAAGGAAATAGAAGAATACCATTAAATAGGTGGGTAACAAGACATTAACACATCCCGATTGATAAATAGGtctttaaacaaaaacaccACTTACTTTAATCCTCCAAATCAGCCAGACATCAAGAAAACTTAGGGAAAGGGAATAGCTTCAAAGTGCGGCCGTAGGATGAGAGAATCCGGTACCGGAGCGTAAATCCCCAAAATATTTGGGGatcctataaataattacagatCTAtcttagaaagaaagaaaggaaacatttatttgccaaaaaacatgagttaaatagacaaattgatgtcaatatgaattaaacctacatgttttatcgAATATAGAtatggaaatataaataaataaagataaacagATGATAAATaggtgataaaaaattattttaatatttagacaTTAGAATATAATCCCAATATTTCAGTTTGACATACAATACCATTAtcaagaacaaaataatagacaGCATAAAATGGTGAAGCATTTGTTttaagaaaagaaacatcgcGCAGACGCGAGCTCGTcgtcacagcgcatgcgcgtagaCACAAACAGAATGAAAGAGTTCcgaaatgtgaaaaaaaataaaacgttaaaacataaaagtttACAGCTTCGAGACTTCACAGCCCGGAATGCCAAAAACACGTGAATATTAGAGACAGATGATAGAAAGACTACTATAATCACAATCACGATTCAAAAATGACACCGCAATAGGcgtaacacaaaaaaaaaatgcagaaCGCTTAACAACCTTGACAATAGTCACGGCTGTTGATCGATGAAACACTATCATCGATATCGACAATCGACAATTTCACACGCAATTTCACGCGGCGCTCTGATTGGCCGGTCTTTTCTCCATGATTGGCGGGTGGCGGAGTTCTAGGAAGGAAAATATTGGTCtctaacatataaatatgtagtgggtttttatttactttaatggTCCCGTAACCGACCCgaaccggcttcgctcgggtaaaaccataacgAATTATAATTACAAGTAGACGTACTAACGTGTGCCATTCGGTACACGggcacaatataaaatattatattgtacctGTGTACGGAATTTCTCGCGCCATTTCTTACATTTTGACATACCTAATtaacatacctatttatacgtatatgatattaatttatctatttcctacaacaaaaagtatttgattaaattggaagaaattactttattttccgTAAACTAGAatccaatttaaataaattctgcCTATTGTCGATTGTGTTCAAGCAAGAgagaatgaattaatttagcaAACTGAGGTGAAAGTCTCGAGAATCTGTGGAAAgtagtatttataaatgagaatTTGTGTTAAATATAGCGTTTTagcaatatacattttagttGTTTTAAGCGTAtgtgggtcttggatgtttatctatatatgtatttattaaatataacgtTGTGCTGGTGGTtttcagagcgtttcgactgcTGCGACCGTGCTCTTATTACGATCCGTAAATTTTTTTGAggaaataatttccaaaatcaatcattcataaaatttacattatcacattacagattaataataattaataataattcgttttactatctgactttgaATTTTCatagtcagatagtaaaacgaATATTGccttagttaaaattttataaattgtagtGACAGCGCGGCCGGTAAATTACGTTGGGAATACTTGTTATGCCGCTTCCGCAACAGGGGTAAACTTAACAACTGTTAGCTGGATGTAGTCAAGGATGCGTGTCAATTATTTGATTACTAAGGATGACAAACACCGTACGAAATTTACGAGAAAAACGTGGGTGAAATTCGACGCTTTATGGCGGTGGAAGGAACGGTGAAAATACTTATACGAGTGAAAAAATTTGACGTCGGAGTCTTGGATTACATAACCTATTGGTTGTCTtgggaaattaaaaaagaactgATAAACCGAAAGGTATGCAACGCCCCTGAACTGAATCACAAAAGCATTTCTGTGTAAAGTTCAAAATCAGgcatttaatataaaagtacctacatcCAAGGCAAACAACAGCCTTTTGCCCAAATATTTGTGAAGTCTGTCAAGTTTTGGTTCGTCATAACCTATGGCCGTAACTATTATCTGAACCTTACCCCGGTTACTAATacgattaatatttattgattgattggttGATTACTTTGTCAAGCGGCGGAGCTAAGAGACCACATCTGTTCAACTTCATTCGGTTTTATCTATTTGTAGATAAACCATGAAACTTTTTGAGATACTTTTAACTTCattcaaacttttttatgcatgttcattaaatatgattttgttttttttttttttcatttaaatatatggcGTATTGATTAAAACCTACACaacattttactaatattataaatgtaaaagtgtgtgtttgttactatttaacgaaaaatctactggacagattgttatgaaatttacgggtggaatataacctgaattaacacatagggtactttttattccgaaattcccaggAGATCGAAGTGTAGCTACGTAACgtgtataaatattgacgtaATTTAATTCGATTCCTTCAGTCTAGATTGTCATAACAAATTGGTGCCAAAACGCATATATAGGTGTACAGACAGACGGTCGTGTCCGTATATGTCTGAAGCTCtgtgtataatagttttaaatgcTTATTAACAACTACCTACATCAAATCACAATGACCTTCTTATTTAGTAAGATCGGAATACAAAATCCGCCACGTTTGTGTCTAATCCGTCTCTAGTCTGCATATAGAACTGCAGTTTAgtctaaatataaacaacaaaagtTAGCAATAACCATTTCTGAAGATAAATCTGTGcattgaaattcaaaacacCTATTTTCCTGTCCTTAGATATTAGGAGGCATATAAAACCCACGTTTTACTTGTCTATTCTAGATTATGCATCTGGAAAGGTGTGTTTTATGCCAATACAACTATGTGGGTGGGTTGcatcgtcaactttgacgttaaattttaaCGTGCACAGTAAAACGCAAACtacgtcattttgtctaaatacaTTACCTAGGTAATAAATGTCAtaggcgcgccggttaaaaccaacgtcaaatttaacggtgtacttattatatttcatcctaagtattatatgaaaaatctgCTACTGATATTACGCTCTCTGTCCGTTGATTCTAGATCAATgtagaaaatgatcattttcagattgacctgttTCGTGGAtgtatatacagggttactggtacgattatctaacgcataaccttcaaAAGACGCATAatgtacatagagactaacatcttttgttctacgacttctgtctaaacgtaataaatacatacattttcctttttttttagttttaatctcgtttctataaattgttaactctatgttcgattccgctaaaTAACGCTACtgcactgtctcgtgttgctcggctattacatagagttaagatgtgtagaatcgcaaatatgattgtagtttttttatatgacaaaAACTACGATTTatgaaaagtcgtagaataaaagttgattGTTTcaatgtacccaagtagtctataggaggttttgcgttgaTACCTGTAACCCGGTATAATGTATGTCATGAAATATATGCATGTTTAAATACtaatagcatcgttgagttggtgcctcataacacaagtctctaacttTGGAGTCAATTTAATCTTTGTGATGTatgaagtggtggtggtgtagtggttaaGACTGTGGATCCTGTGGATGAAAGGTTCCAAGTTTGAATCGTACtcactcgtgccacatgagtttgtataccaatctgactcatgtattatcttcatcgaccaccacttgcttccggtgaaggaaaataccgtgaggaaatctgcacactggttgattattaacttgtctgtgaaatggagaaggcaatggcaaaccactctattaataGTGCCAGGAGAGTTGTcgtgtgtgtttaatttcacgtaatgacaaccctcagccatgaggaaatgcGACTATTCAAtgtgatttgttcctatatTATTGATCACTAGGTTCTCGCTACGCATTTTAGGGTTGTCAgtagtaaaatacattaaagaTTATATATAATCACTTAGCAATAACAATTGAAAACGACCATAGATAATAGCTTACAAGCGCATCGGACGATCTCAAGCCGTCGCGGAAATTTGAACCATAACCCGATAATAATAAGAgcgtttaattattttcgtgTGTGGATTAAGGTTATGTCCGTTTCGTTATCTGTTGTGCAGACATCTTTCTGCCCCCGTACTTTCACTAGTGAAAGGCTTTATAGGTCAGACTGGACTGGAATCACGACAtgttacagttattttttaattccaattaCTTTAATGCGTTACTACcgtgcgtcaactcgtgaacggttgctgccagagggaactgcgGTCTGCTCGTTTCtcattttttgtgtaattagttgtttcattaattaatatatattagcaCTCGGATCTCAATCATAatctattttgatatattttttgactatgtacattatgtaatttgatatattatctgaaaaaaatgtaagaaacaataataagcccttctggcatgatagggaccaacactgttcaaatgagtttctttcggcatttcttctcagcagtggtcgttccataatgccagtagtttgtaacttgtgaaaaattgctatttaactattaaaattgacgtgaaaaagtgcctgtgaaggtctaatttctgaatgatttgaaCTGAATGACATTCGATATTCAATTTACCATACAACGCACAACGCTCAAAATGggatttatatactattattatttgcaataagtatttgtaataaaaaaaggttgCCCTGTCGGATACTTCTTAATTTACTGGTAATGCTGACAACCTCCTTGGCGCATTAGTCACCGCGTCCACCGTCTGCTATCTGGAGGttatacgtatatttttttcccgcGCTAGTGAGcgcgcaatgaaaaaccagcaatgtatagcgaatccgccaaagtttggcaaactgttcgacgacagtgtgaaGCCGGCATAACACATGGTTGGCGAATTCATAATATGAAGgcgaataattaaaaaaaaaaaaagagtagCCAAGAAAATCGataggaaaaaaaatgatattttttgtatccCATTTAAATCTAATCGGACTTAGtagaaaacttattttttttattcataatgttTTCTAAAGATCACATTTTGCCTACACTAGGAACCGAACCCAGGATATAGGACTGGTGTGGTGATGCAAGCACATATCTACAAGACCTTCTCAATAAGAtttttgaccgagcgagcgaattGAGTgaggtctaacattctacttggggcaaaaatattttttttatatgtatgtacgtttttgacgcgataactttcgaaccgttggtccgattttgatgaaatttaaaaggtatgtaggatatgccaatagaatttttaagttcgttggatataaaaatcggttcagtcgtttttgaaatattcacaattttgtaaaaaaaatattgtgttcgcaaggtctaagttcgcggcgaacaacttgTGTAAAGTAGGTTAAGACTCCATAGCGATTACTATCTCGGCACAGTGATATAACTACCagtaatatttactaaactaACCTACTGACTAGTAGCATCCTGTGGCATTAAACACGCAATATCCTACAGATAAGGACTTGTCTATCCAGCGGCCATTATGTGACGAAAATGCTCATACTTTTTACCACATTATGTTTACGTCAgttcttgttttatatatgattCATCTTTAGAGTGGATTACACCAGCTtggcgttaactttaacctgcgcgctgCGGTCgcttagataaaatggcgtacattGCGTTTCTCTACGCAGGTTAAATTTAACGACAAAATTGACTGCagtattataagtatttgtaaagttcgctttgtctctttctgttataaagtgtgatagtgacaaaTCATACTTAAGATAAAAGTAtgcttttacttttttatgttttcataaaataacattttttatatgtatttatttcaggtaaaatCATATAGCTATAAGAACGGTTGATATCGATCCACTACGGGTacgtatgtaaaaaaaaaacttaataaaaatcggTCGAATCGTTTGAAAGTTGTCGAGTTTgttcaaaacaaataagaCGACCCATCCGTTTTGACAGCACGTCTACAACTCCTTGACGTGTTATAAACATCAATcataaagaacaaaaaaacgGTCTTAAATCCATTCAgacattatttcataaatgtaaatttttctgtatttatacataagatcttttaaacattttttttgcaatagtgcgagtattttaatattctaaatgaCCCACTTACTAACTAACACAAGGGTCAATGACACTATGCTTGGGTTAAATATTCTATTCATTTGCTTACAAAAGCTTGAAATGGGTTGAAAGATAATTACCTACAGtacataataagtaaatatttcgtATTACGAATTGACACTTTGTGTAATGTTCTGTTTTACATTGCTTTTACGAAAGGTTGCAAactgtaaaaaatttaaaaattattcatttatttctgtaattttatataactaaaacATTGCCTATTCATTcggaatattaatttttattcatattcatttatttgaaatgataTAAAAGTTACTACTTATAAATGAATTAActttctaatttaatattaaatcggGTTTGAATGTATGCttaatgattaattattatgttgtttagtgtaataaaaaacaaatcaagtgacttgttatttttataagtatctTTAGttataccaaaaaatattactgcaccctggagataataaaaacaattgaacaggGAACTGAAAGGTTATGATAAAGCTATTACTTTGAGCTAATGTATGTTGTGTCTCGATGTCACTGCTTTTGGGAAATGCGATAGTGATAAATCTCACTCACTCGAGATCtatacatatcataaaactgtaagtggactatgtctgtacttaggaaatattgaagaaaaataattatagggtTTATGGGAccaatagaatattttttaatgtttgtctgtctgtatgtttattcgcacatcacgcaaaatctattggattGAATTAGATGCGGCttttacagttgtatagcgaTAGGTCTAATCTGGTATAgggcgatacgttgcttagaacccatgatatcgataataataatttaataacagaCGCATGAAATAAACGCGGACGAAGCTGCGGGTAAGCtagtattgaatattttgCGATCAAGCAGTCTATCGTTTTTGCCATACCTAAGTAAATGGCGGTAAATTTTCCCGTTTTCTTTGGAACAATAGCCAATATCGAGAGAGTTTTCTCTATGGTAATAAAGAAAGTGACTCGAAAAGAAAAGTCTATGGCTATTACTGCTTTCAAAATGAgaagataattatataaatatttgcgtttattttcttatttaagatattaaaaaattctaatgtCTCATCGTTTCAGGTCGCTACAATTTACCACAATTTaaacattgaataaaaattatgacacACAATTTAATCGATCAAAAAACATATGtaacatcaaaaatttataattcataACTTTGTCGATGATATTTTGAGTCTGGTCATTAACACcgttaaaaatacatgtataattataaacaattcaaattaatccaataaataattttaatcaaactagtctcatttataatttaaaacaaactacGTATGACTATCCAAATACTCTTCATCACTGTTAGCGACTTCATTGAGAAAATCTTTTGATGATTTTCTATCAAAACCTCCTATAACAGGAGAagataaactctttaaatCATTGCTGCTTACGCTGACTACGTTCAGATCTGTAGGAGAAGGAATATTTCGAGGAGAAGGCGGGTTACTCAATGCATGTTTTAACATTCCTTTCGAGTCATTCCACATTGTCGAAAAAGTGCCACGACTCCCAAAAATCAACAGAAACGAATCAATCAACTCCCTCGATTTTTCCTCCCATTTCGCAAAGAAGTCCACTTTCTTTTCGACTATGTTCGTCATGACCTTCTTCCCCTTGTCTTTCAAACCGTCCATCATATTTTGAAAACGAAAtttcttttcattaaaaaatgaaacgtTGAGCTCTTTCGCTGAATATCCATGTGCCAAATTAGTTCTAACGTAAATATCGTAATCGCGTACAATCCTTGCTACTATATCTGATGTAGACACACCTTCAgttctttttgtaataacaaacatattattttgtttaagaaATGCGTAGATATCATTTTGATCT
Encoded proteins:
- the LOC128678215 gene encoding choline-phosphate cytidylyltransferase A-like, which codes for MFPTNQNGDGLVVDIDLSDYTHKYAEGIEPISLRTIAPFSTDHEAIEELHNCDYFKIHPDEAASGMTNRKVRVYSDGIYDVFHQGHAKQLQQAKTAFPNVYLIVGVCNDALTHRRKGRTVMNEEERYEAVRHCKYVDEVIRDAPWEIDEIFLQEHKIDFVAHDDIPYTTKDQNDIYAFLKQNNMFVITKRTEGVSTSDIVARIVRDYDIYVRTNLAHGYSAKELNVSFFNEKKFRFQNMMDGLKDKGKKVMTNIVEKKVDFFAKWEEKSRELIDSFLLIFGSRGTFSTMWNDSKGMLKHALSNPPSPRNIPSPTDLNVVSVSSNDLKSLSSPVIGGFDRKSSKDFLNEVANSDEEYLDSHT